The DNA window AGTACAGGACCGTATCGACCATGTGCTCCAGCACCTTGGGGCCCGCTATGACACCCTCCTTGGTGACGTGGCCTATGAAGATGAGGCTGGTGTCGAGGGACTTTGCTTCCATCGTAAGCCGTGTGGATACGTCCTTGACCTGGCCCATGCTGCCCGGCAGCATGGGGAGCTTGGGGTTGTAGACGGCCTGGACGGAATCGACGATGACGAGGGCGTAGCGCTCCTCATTGACCGCCGAGAGGATGTCGTCGAGGTGATTGGTGGTGAGAAAGGCAAAGTCCGCCGTGAGCCTGAGCCTCTTTTTCCGGGACGCGAGCTGTTTCAGGGATTCTTCCCCGGAAACGTAGAGGACCTTGAGGCCGAGCCCGGTGAGCCTCGCGGCCACCTCGAAGCAGAGCGTCGTTTTGCCTATCCCGGGATCGCCGCCGAGGAGGATGGCGGACCCTATCGTCATGCCGCCGCCCAGGACACGGTCCATTTCTCCTATGCCCGTCGCGATCCTCTCTTCGTCGGCAAGCTCTTCATCGGTAAGAATGACGGGCCGGCGTGGTTCCTTGCCATCCGACCTTGACGTTGGTGCGAATTCCCTGAATGTGTCCCATCCCTGGCACATGGGGCATTTACCCAGCCATTTCAGGGTTTCATGCCCGCAGGAGGAGCAAACGAAGACGGTCTTTTTTGCCATGTCACACCACCGAAGCCCCTGTGTGCAGCTTGATCAGCCGGAGCTGGTACTCCATGAGCCTGACGAGCCATTCCCTGGCCCTCGGAAGCTCCCGGGGGGAGACTTCGAAGGTCAGGGTACCATTGTAACCCAGTCTTCGGACCGTGTTCAGGAACCTGGCGATGGGAAGGTTGCCTCTTCCCAGGAAGAGATGGCTTTGATGTTCACCGGAGTCACTGAGATGGATGTTCCGCAGCCTGCCCGTCCTGAAGACCTTTATGAAAGGGGCAATGATGTCCCCGCCAAAGCTGGCGAGATGGGTCGTGTCGAATGTGAAATAAAGGTTATGCTCCTCGCCGAAGGCGACGAGATCGTTGATATCATTGAGGATGTACGATGTGAGCATGAGGTGTTTGCCTTCCCGGGGCATGTTCTCGATGGTGAGCGCGATATCGGCACAATCGAGCTCCCTCTGGAAATCCTGGATGCTTTTCAGCCATCGGGCAAAGCCGATCTCCATCGTCAGCCACGCGGGGGGATGGAAATTGACGACGCCTGCCCCGAGGACGCGGGCGATATCGATGCTTCTTTTCAACTCCTCCATCTTTGTACCCCACTTCTTCATCTTGAGAAAGGGGGCATGGACGCTGAGAACGGGAAGGATATCGAGGCAGGCCTGAACCCGATCCAGGTAACCGTCGCTCATGAAATGCTGGTCTATGACGAGCTCACAGCCATCGAACCCACCCTCGCGCGCGAGGACGAAGATCTCCTCGATGGGGAGATGGTACAGGCATCCTGTGGAAAATAGGTATTTCATACGATAACGATGCTGTCATCGGTATCGGTGATTATCGCGCATTTTCCGTTCCTGTAGTGGATGGTGTTCTCGTATCCGCAGCAACCCTTTTTCGGGAAGACCATTTTCGGCTCGATCGCGAAGACGGCCCCGTCCTCTATGGGATAGGTATGACTGGCGGCTATATAGGGAAGCTCCGCCAGTTCGATGCCGATGCCGTGACCGAGGAACCGCACCTTGTGCGGTTTGTACCCGAGATAGTATTCCCCGTACCCGAGTTTGTCCCCGAGATCCTTTGAGTATTCGAAGAGTTCCTTGCTCGTGTATCCTTCGGCGACCTTGTCCAGCACCCGGTCATGGATCTCCCTGCACGCGTCGTATGCCCCGACAAAGATATCCGGCATGGAGCCGATGGCATACATCCTGGTCTGGTCCACCTGGTAGCCGTGATAGCAGATGCCGAAATCCACGAGAATGGGCTCGTTCCTCCGTATCTTCTTGAAACTGGCGCCGACGGGGAATGCCGGGGACAGGCCGAGCCCGCCCATGGGAGAATCGGATTGGCTGACTATGCTGCCCGTCCGGCCGCTCAGGATGTGCCAGGTGTAGGCTTCGTAATTCAGTGAGCGGACCCTCAGAAGGCCCTCGTGGCCCAGCGATTTGGCGTAGGCCTCCATCTGGCCTCCCACCTCGATCTCCGTTACCCCCTCCCGCAGGAATTCCGGCACGCGGGCGTACACCTTCCTGCCGATCTCGGCGGCTTTTTCCATCAGGGCGATTTCAAAGGGGGACTTGCGTTTGCGGAGTTCCTTTGTGAGAGGCGAAGAGTCGACGAATTCGACATTCCCGAAAAGGCTCCTGAACTTTATCACATCGTTGTAAGGCATGACATCGAGCTGCATACCCAGGCGTTTCACGGGTTTCACGTGCTGCGGAATGTCCTTGGCGGACCGGTAGGGTACGATGCTGCCAAGGGGCGATTCCCTGCGGGCCCTTGAGATCTCACGCTTGACGAAAAGGGTCGGATCGCCGTCGAGGGGTACGAAGAGCAGGCAGTCCTGCATCGTGCCCGAGAGGTAATAGTAGTCAATTTTGTAATGAAAAAAGGCCCCGTCGAGAGAGGCCTTTTCCATTAATGTCTTCAGCTTCGCGATGCGTGCGTCTATTTCTTCTTTCGGCGCGTATTTCATCTGGTACGGTTACTCGTCCTTCCAGACCGCTTTCCTCTTGTCCATGAATGCGCTTATCCCTTCGATGGCATCCTTTGTCTTCATGCAGCCGTCGAGGTACATGATCTCAGACATCCGGAGGGCTTCGAGGAAGTTGATGTTGAGACTTGCCTTGATGGCGCGCCTTGTCCACATTGCCACGGGCCTGCTGTGCTTGAGGAAATCGGCCATGTATTTCTCCGCTTCCGCCTTGAAGTTCTCGGCGGGCAGAACGGTGTTCACAAGACCGAGCGCCTCAGCTTCCTTGGCACCGATTATCTTGCCAGTCAGGATAAGCTCGTATGTCTTCTTGAGGCCGATGATCTTCGAGAACCACGCCGCAGCGATGGGAGGGAACACGCCTACCGCGATCTCGGGCTGGCCGATCTTTGCCTTCTCGGAGGCGATGACGATGTCGCAGAAGGCCATGAGCTCGCATCCACCGCCCAGGGACCTGCCGTTGACGAGCGCCACCGTCGTGCAGTCCAGCTCTTCCATGAGCCGGAACATTCTGTGGAACACCTCGATCATGTCGAGGACCTTGTCCGCAGTGTGGTCGGCCACGTCGACGCCGTCGCAGAAGGCCTTTTCTCCGGCGTGATCAAAGACGAGAAGCTGGATCGTCGGGTCTTTCTTGACGTCCATGATCGCCTCGACGATCTCCCTCATCATAAGGATGGTCAGCCAGTTCGAGGGCGGCTCGTTAAGGGTGATTGTTGCAACCTTGTTCTTCTTTTCGAATGCTATATGCGTGAAAGCCATGATGGTTCTCCTTCTTTCAAAAAAAATAGGGGGGATGTGCTCCCCCCTAAAGTTTTCCTCATCGCTACTTCTGAGGTTTGCCGAGAACTTCCGCCATGAAGGTATCGTCCATGAGAACGCCGTCCGCGACGCCCTTGCGGTACTTGATGAAATCGATGGTGTCCATTCCGGTGATCTTCTTGGTGTTGAACGCGCCGAACCCGAGGAAGGCCTCGATGCCCA is part of the Syntrophorhabdus sp. genome and encodes:
- a CDS encoding AAA family ATPase, which encodes MAKKTVFVCSSCGHETLKWLGKCPMCQGWDTFREFAPTSRSDGKEPRRPVILTDEELADEERIATGIGEMDRVLGGGMTIGSAILLGGDPGIGKTTLCFEVAARLTGLGLKVLYVSGEESLKQLASRKKRLRLTADFAFLTTNHLDDILSAVNEERYALVIVDSVQAVYNPKLPMLPGSMGQVKDVSTRLTMEAKSLDTSLIFIGHVTKEGVIAGPKVLEHMVDTVLY
- a CDS encoding sugar phosphate isomerase/epimerase, with protein sequence MKYLFSTGCLYHLPIEEIFVLAREGGFDGCELVIDQHFMSDGYLDRVQACLDILPVLSVHAPFLKMKKWGTKMEELKRSIDIARVLGAGVVNFHPPAWLTMEIGFARWLKSIQDFQRELDCADIALTIENMPREGKHLMLTSYILNDINDLVAFGEEHNLYFTFDTTHLASFGGDIIAPFIKVFRTGRLRNIHLSDSGEHQSHLFLGRGNLPIARFLNTVRRLGYNGTLTFEVSPRELPRAREWLVRLMEYQLRLIKLHTGASVV
- a CDS encoding aminopeptidase P family protein; its protein translation is MKYAPKEEIDARIAKLKTLMEKASLDGAFFHYKIDYYYLSGTMQDCLLFVPLDGDPTLFVKREISRARRESPLGSIVPYRSAKDIPQHVKPVKRLGMQLDVMPYNDVIKFRSLFGNVEFVDSSPLTKELRKRKSPFEIALMEKAAEIGRKVYARVPEFLREGVTEIEVGGQMEAYAKSLGHEGLLRVRSLNYEAYTWHILSGRTGSIVSQSDSPMGGLGLSPAFPVGASFKKIRRNEPILVDFGICYHGYQVDQTRMYAIGSMPDIFVGAYDACREIHDRVLDKVAEGYTSKELFEYSKDLGDKLGYGEYYLGYKPHKVRFLGHGIGIELAELPYIAASHTYPIEDGAVFAIEPKMVFPKKGCCGYENTIHYRNGKCAIITDTDDSIVIV
- a CDS encoding enoyl-CoA hydratase/isomerase family protein; the encoded protein is MAFTHIAFEKKNKVATITLNEPPSNWLTILMMREIVEAIMDVKKDPTIQLLVFDHAGEKAFCDGVDVADHTADKVLDMIEVFHRMFRLMEELDCTTVALVNGRSLGGGCELMAFCDIVIASEKAKIGQPEIAVGVFPPIAAAWFSKIIGLKKTYELILTGKIIGAKEAEALGLVNTVLPAENFKAEAEKYMADFLKHSRPVAMWTRRAIKASLNINFLEALRMSEIMYLDGCMKTKDAIEGISAFMDKRKAVWKDE